One genomic segment of Drosophila melanogaster chromosome 3L includes these proteins:
- the CG5664 gene encoding uncharacterized protein, isoform A has product MGSNGEELLNFAMNSDSVNTINSTADVAEIVLDTNLEFNKTIPFHLPQESDVEMVSVRSAAEPDPNKSDSKASNKSDSKLDGKSILESGTKPQAAPGEVFARKACLKRTNEYPAPLNHTLKKLNWKFNLRILISNLYMKSEDRLPGACVSRCLYNTSLCTQRHRCSALPDGPNFAAVQALRTTLHGQHYDTFLDILEMMVLQGVYPGEGVFDRLIDMAMILIAKEISVKELGDIYNKLIRTFFLLVDAFPPCWTALRPYYLSFLGVSHPPLRETRSTNSTQKLQFYIDLFEENLTHCSDEEIRENTKFYEKFVFNFSEEEDANMSQETVFLRHVQQYDWQSGKLCLDDFKRMSPAVRLARLCDVLNMLTCVLEIEFLSWLDHNRLRQSESELFQENSRSFASIVFEMSAGTRLSDIVKQIMSLYGQVVAKSMYPERQRILQRLVSLIVEVSNTAELKYEDNAVIYPSMGPQTHLLIEDFFKIFKSHNRKKVRTYLMAIRQLDPPYLRFEFTDHFLKLFFFPKKTHFGPEKVVGEFRARQWVKYNLKSEIEDDDDEQLSREDYLALLLSALKDYDKWLNLGGFWKYLMSKELVQPLTARISPVGRVVREAPKVFRLDALEEEVHTWKERMSTKVITGREKVNLPVASINMAKMCVRYGEDVRQMRVLRQLLQNEVYKEVDVSDWLTYLNNFLSYEESMSPVDSASSSLLGGI; this is encoded by the exons ATGGGTTCCAACGGCGAAGAATTATTGAATTTCGCAATGAACTCAGACAGCGTAAATACCATAAATTCAACAGCGGACGTCGCAGAAATTGTCTTAGACACTAATTTAGAGTTCAACAAGACGATTCCTTTTCATCTGCCTCAGGAGTCGGACGTGGAAATGGTCTCTGTCAGATCAGCTGCCGAACCTGATCCTAACAAATCAGATTCCAAAGCAAGTAATAAATCAGATTCCAAATTAGATGGTAAATCGATATTAGAGTCAGGAACCAAACCTCAGGCGGCCCCGGGGGAGGTTTTCGCTAGGAAGGCATGCCTCAAGAGGACCAACGAATATCCTGCTCCGCTGAATCATACTCTCAAGAAACTGAACTGGAAGTTTAACCTGCGTATATTGATCTCAAATCTGTACATGAAGAGCGAGGATCGTCTTCCGGGAGCTTGTGTTTCCAGGTGTCTTTACAATACTAGTCTGTGCACGCAAAGACATCGGTGCTCCGCGCTTCCGGATGGCCCAAACTTTGCGGCCGTTCAGGCGCTACGAACCACGTTGCACGGCCAGCACTACGATACATTCCTGGACATTCTGGAGATGATGGTGTTGCAGGGTGTCTACCCAGGCGAAGGAGTCTTTGACAGACTAATAGATATGGCCATG ATCCTAATTGCCAAAGAGATAAGCGTAAAGGAGCTTGGCGACATCTACAACAAACTTATACGcaccttttttcttttggtcGACGCCTTTCCCCCGTGCTGGACAGCCCTGCGTCCTTACTACTTGAGTTTTCTGGGCGTCTCGCATCCCCCCTTGCGAGAAACACGTTCAACCAATTCTACCCAGAAGTTGCAGTTTTACATCGATCTTTTTGAGGAAAATCTAACGCATTGCAGCGATGAAGAGATACGTGAAAACACCAAATTCTATGAAAAGTTTGTGTTTAACTTCTCGGAAGAGGAGGATGCGAATATGTCCCAGGAAACGGTCTTTCTGCGACATGTACAGCAGTATGACTGGCAGAGTGGGAAGCTTTGTCTGGACGACTTCAAGAGAATGTCGCCCGCAGTCCGCTTGGCACGGCTCTGCGATGTCCTGAACATGCTCACATGTGTACTGGAAATAGAGTTCCTCTCCTGGCTGGATCATAACAGGTTGAGGCAGTCGGAGTCGGAGCTGTTTCAGGAAAACTCCAGGTCATTTGCCTCGATCGTATTTGAAATGTCAGCAGGAACGCGTCTCAGCGACATCGTTAAACAAATTATGAGTCTGTATGGACAGGTAGTGGCCAAGTCCATGTACCCAGAACGCCAGAGGATTCTCCAG CGCCTTGTTTCCCTAATTGTCGAAGTAAGCAACACGGCAGAGCTAAAGTACGAGGATAATGCTGTGATATATCCTAGTATGGGACCCCAAACCCATCTGCTCATCGAAGACTTCTTCAAGATTTTTAAATCGCACAATCGCAAAAAGGTTCGCACCTACCTAATGGCTATTCGGCAGTTGGACCCCCCATATCTCCGCTTCGAGTTCACAGACCACTTTTTGAAGCTCTTTTTCTTTCCCAAAAAAACTCATTTTGGACCGGAAAAGGTGGTCGGAGAATTTAGAGCGCGTCAATGGGTAAAGTACAATCTTAAAAGTGAGATTgaggatgacgatgacgagCAGTTGTCGCGTGAGGATTACCTAGCATTACTCCTTAGCGCCTTAAAAGACTATGACAAGTGGTTAAATCTTGGAGGCTTTTGGAAGTACCTAATGAGTAAGGAGCTCGTGCAGCCGTTGACTGCGAGGATCAGTCCTGTGGGAAGAGTTGTGCGCGAGGCGCCGAAGGTGTTCAGGCTCGATGCGTTGGAGGAGGAGGTACACACCTGGAAGGAGCGCATGAGCACCAAAGTAATTACAGGTCGGGAAAAGGTGAACCTGCCGGTGGCCAGTATCAATATGGCCAAGATGTGTGTGCGCTATGGCGAGGATGTGAGACAAATGAGAGTTTTGCGACAACTCCTTCAAAACGAAGTTTACAAGGAGGTCGATGTGTCGGACTGGTTAACCTATCTGAACAACTTTCTGAGCTATGAAGAGTCCATGTCTCCAGTAGACTCTGCGTCTTCCTCCTTATTGGGAGGCATATGA
- the CG5664 gene encoding uncharacterized protein, isoform B, translating to MGSNGEELLNFAMNSDSVNTINSTADVAEIVLDTNLEFNKTIPFHLPQESDVEMVSVRSAAEPDPNKSDSKASNKSDSKLDGKSILESGTKPQAAPGEVFARKACLKRTNEYPAPLNHTLKKLNWKFNLRILISNLYMKSEDRLPGACVSRCLYNTSLCTQRHRCSALPDGPNFAAVQALRTTLHGQHYDTFLDILEMMVLQGVYPGEGVFDRLIDMAMILIAKEISVKELGDIYNKLIRTFFLLVDAFPPCWTALRPYYLSFLGVSHPPLRETRSTNSTQKLQFYIDLFEENLTHCSDEEIRENTKFYEKFVFNFSEEEDANMSQETVFLRHVQQYDWQSGKLCLDDFKRMSPAVRLARLCDVLNMLTCVLEIEFLSWLDHNRLRQSESELFQENSRSFASIVFEMSAGTRLSDIVKQIMSLYGQVVAKSMYPERQRILQYY from the exons ATGGGTTCCAACGGCGAAGAATTATTGAATTTCGCAATGAACTCAGACAGCGTAAATACCATAAATTCAACAGCGGACGTCGCAGAAATTGTCTTAGACACTAATTTAGAGTTCAACAAGACGATTCCTTTTCATCTGCCTCAGGAGTCGGACGTGGAAATGGTCTCTGTCAGATCAGCTGCCGAACCTGATCCTAACAAATCAGATTCCAAAGCAAGTAATAAATCAGATTCCAAATTAGATGGTAAATCGATATTAGAGTCAGGAACCAAACCTCAGGCGGCCCCGGGGGAGGTTTTCGCTAGGAAGGCATGCCTCAAGAGGACCAACGAATATCCTGCTCCGCTGAATCATACTCTCAAGAAACTGAACTGGAAGTTTAACCTGCGTATATTGATCTCAAATCTGTACATGAAGAGCGAGGATCGTCTTCCGGGAGCTTGTGTTTCCAGGTGTCTTTACAATACTAGTCTGTGCACGCAAAGACATCGGTGCTCCGCGCTTCCGGATGGCCCAAACTTTGCGGCCGTTCAGGCGCTACGAACCACGTTGCACGGCCAGCACTACGATACATTCCTGGACATTCTGGAGATGATGGTGTTGCAGGGTGTCTACCCAGGCGAAGGAGTCTTTGACAGACTAATAGATATGGCCATG ATCCTAATTGCCAAAGAGATAAGCGTAAAGGAGCTTGGCGACATCTACAACAAACTTATACGcaccttttttcttttggtcGACGCCTTTCCCCCGTGCTGGACAGCCCTGCGTCCTTACTACTTGAGTTTTCTGGGCGTCTCGCATCCCCCCTTGCGAGAAACACGTTCAACCAATTCTACCCAGAAGTTGCAGTTTTACATCGATCTTTTTGAGGAAAATCTAACGCATTGCAGCGATGAAGAGATACGTGAAAACACCAAATTCTATGAAAAGTTTGTGTTTAACTTCTCGGAAGAGGAGGATGCGAATATGTCCCAGGAAACGGTCTTTCTGCGACATGTACAGCAGTATGACTGGCAGAGTGGGAAGCTTTGTCTGGACGACTTCAAGAGAATGTCGCCCGCAGTCCGCTTGGCACGGCTCTGCGATGTCCTGAACATGCTCACATGTGTACTGGAAATAGAGTTCCTCTCCTGGCTGGATCATAACAGGTTGAGGCAGTCGGAGTCGGAGCTGTTTCAGGAAAACTCCAGGTCATTTGCCTCGATCGTATTTGAAATGTCAGCAGGAACGCGTCTCAGCGACATCGTTAAACAAATTATGAGTCTGTATGGACAGGTAGTGGCCAAGTCCATGTACCCAGAACGCCAGAGGATTCTCCAG TACTATTAG